In one Amaranthus tricolor cultivar Red isolate AtriRed21 chromosome 8, ASM2621246v1, whole genome shotgun sequence genomic region, the following are encoded:
- the LOC130821051 gene encoding F-box/kelch-repeat protein At3g23880 isoform X1, which yields MGGIGMIGMIYLNPSFGHSRKWLILASIPSLARRLEYLLIMARRRKKNVIPRTKKKTSTPEYDKFLPSYLWMDIFAMLPVKTLLKLRSVCKSWRTLIDSPVFISFHRNLYNTHNSKNAHLLISTSFGRSNLLRVDNCQKLTKIAYLGRLYTSFAGTNMPRFFGICNGLLLMEVSDDLYLWNPFLRKSLILPPCPLGSSNSGTDYVLGFLPFCDDYKVFAYRIYKILGVKEVTTAVYSLKTHRWAIKTNPTNVDASKSLIRPYWYEDYVYCGWIVYWFIRSDERGFLHSFDFNTEEFNTVEVPEALKESKRVILFTKGESLVVMTKFCVWILEKHDGEYTWRLLSSGSLSSEFENYREKGGLKIFMIEESNRLLTMKGVSLYLVKFQA from the coding sequence TGATCATGGCAAGGAGACGTAAGAAGAATGTGATCCCAAGAACAAAGAAGAAAACATCTACGCCTGAGTATGACAAATTCCTGCCCTCTTATTTATGGATGGACATATTTGCAATGCTTCCTGTCAAAACCCTACTAAAACTCAGGTCCGTCTGCAAATCCTGGCGCACTCTTATCGATTCCCCTGTTTTCATCTCTTTTCATCGCAATCTTTACAATACCCATAATTCTAAAAATGCCCATTTATTAATTTCAACAAGTTTTGGACGATCAAACTTACTTCGTGTCGATAATTGTCAGAAATTAACCAAAATTGCTTATCTCGGAAGACTCTATACTTCTTTTGCTGGTACTAACATGCCCAGATTTTTCGGAATCTGTAATGGGTTATTGTTAATGGAGGTTTCCGATGATCTGTATTTATGGAATCCCTTTTTAAGAAAATCTTTAATTCTTCCACCTTGTCCGTTGGGTTCTAGCAATTCTGGAACCGATTATGTTTTAGGATTTTTACCCTTTTGTGATGATTATAAGGTGTTTGCCTATCGAATTTATAAAATTCTTGGTGTTAAAGAGGTGACAACCGCAGTTTATTCACTTAAAACCCACCGTTGGGCGATTAAAACCAATCCAACAAATGTGGATGCTTCGAAATCATTAATTCGTCCTTATTGGTATGAAGATTATGTTTATTGTGGATGGATTGTGTACTGGTTTATAAGATCCGATGAACGCGGATTTCTCCACTCATTTGATTTTAATACTGAAGAATTCAATACTGTGGAAGTACCTGAAGCTCTGAAAGAAAGTAAGAGGGTAATTCTTTTTACAAAGGGCGAGTCGTTAGTCGTAATGACGAAGTTCTGCGTATGGATTTTGGAAAAACATGATGGAGAGTACACATGGAGGTTGTTGTCTTCAGGATCATTGAGTTCAGAATTCGAAAATTACAGAGAAAAAGGTGGTTTAAAGATTTTCATGATTGAGGAGAGCAATAGATTACTAACAATGAAAGGGGTTTCATTATATCTTGTGAAGTTTCAAGCCTGA